AGTACTCCGCCTCTCGAGGATGGACGGGCAAGACCCAGTCTACGGCCTCTTGCATATCGAAAGGTCGATGGAGCAGGCGGTTGCCCTTGATGGTCCATATCCAGTCCTGCGGCGGGATGTAGTAGAACACCGGAAAGTCGTAGTTGCGGCGGATGTAGCGGGCCAGAGGCACATTGAAACCGGAGAAGTCCACCAGAACTGCGGCGTCGAAATCGGCCGCGGCCAAGGCGAGCTTGGCGCGCCGAAGCAGACCCAGGCCTGCTGGAATATGCAGCAAGCCCATCCACCAACCAACAACGCTCAGCTTCGGCGGTACTTCGAATACCTGGGCACCGGCCTGGGCCAGACGTTCACCGCCGAGGCCGGCAACGGAGAGCTGCCTTCCCTGCGCCTCGAGGTGCGCCTGCAGGCTGTCGACCAGGAGGGCCGCCTGGAGATCGCCGGACACGTCGCCGGTACTGACGAAGAGTCGGAAGGGTTTCTGTTCGCGGGTGATGGTCATCGAGTGCCTGTTGCAGGA
This portion of the bacterium genome encodes:
- a CDS encoding lipid-A-disaccharide synthase, producing MTITREQKPFRLFVSTGDVSGDLQAALLVDSLQAHLEAQGRQLSVAGLGGERLAQAGAQVFEVPPKLSVVGWWMGLLHIPAGLGLLRRAKLALAAADFDAAVLVDFSGFNVPLARYIRRNYDFPVFYYIPPQDWIWTIKGNRLLHRPFDMQEAVDWVLPVHPREAEY